In a single window of the Leisingera daeponensis DSM 23529 genome:
- a CDS encoding WGR domain-containing protein gives MATCLLYRQAPSRPSRFYRIELAMNLFSEVSVLREWGVAGGSGRSVINIYGNLREASLAADQHRKRMLKRGYGRA, from the coding sequence ATGGCCACCTGTCTGCTCTACCGCCAAGCCCCCTCGCGCCCGTCGCGGTTCTACCGCATCGAGCTGGCTATGAACTTGTTTTCCGAGGTTTCCGTGCTGCGCGAATGGGGTGTGGCCGGCGGCAGCGGGCGCAGCGTTATCAACATCTACGGCAACCTGCGCGAGGCCTCTCTGGCCGCCGACCAGCACCGCAAGCGGATGCTGAAACGCGGCTACGGCCGGGCCTGA